The following DNA comes from Aquila chrysaetos chrysaetos chromosome 9, bAquChr1.4, whole genome shotgun sequence.
CTGACCTCTGAAGTAAATCCAGGATGATCAACTGTTTACAAACCTGTTATTTTCAAGATACTCAGGTTTGGACTACATTGAAAGTCACATCAGATCAAAAATTCTAATTATTCTCTGCCAATGCTGTAAAGGAAAACTtagagcaacagaaaaatttaaaatgatgcTTGGATAgtctgaacaaaaataaaaaacaccacataatttaattctcattttgaAGATGTTCAAAGATCAAATTCTTTCACAGAAGCAGGCTCATTACCTGTAGATGAGATTTTGTAACTGAGGGAGCCCATTTCATTGCTTCTTGCAGAATCATCCCACAGCGTGCAGCAAAATCCTTGACTATACTCTAGAATCAGAAAGCATCAATACAATCAGTAAAATACAGGACATTTAACAAGAGGCACTGCTTTTAATAGTCTAATAAGTAACATCGGGAGCAAGGCAGGTTGCAGCAACATGATACAGTTAAGATTTTCTGTAACAATTAAATGTACCCTTGGTAAGCAAAGAACTGTCATggttcaagtaaaaaaaaatagtaagattcagaaaaacataaataccAAATGTCATATTGTATTAGAAAAACCTTACCTAGggcagtatttttaagaaaggacaATTCAGCGTAGCTCACTAATTTATCTCCTTGGCATAAAAAAAACAGgcattattttgttgtttgatAAATCAAGAAGGACCACCTACCTCTCTGGCTTCATGTGTGTCAGGGACAGTTATTCTATATGGAGCATCAGGAATGTCATAGTATGGTTGGTCCTTATGAATGTCCTAAACAAAAACAAGTATCAATTCTCAATAAGATAAAATTCATCATCAGTTAATTTGAACAGTACAGGTAACAGTCTCCTCAAACAAGAAGTCTGATTTACCAAACCTTTTTGCTAATACTTGCTCTCAAAGTCAATCTGAACAGttctaagaaatgttttttattccagtttggttttcagtataaataattttaaaaatccaaagccCTCTCCTCAACATtaagtacaaaaataaaactctatAAAGCAtttcctccttaaaaaaatatgaatatgtaaTAAATCCAAGGAATATGGATACACATACACAGACTGGAATGAATATAATCTGACAAccataattcattaaaaaaacacaaaccaaaaaaaaccaccaccaaacttttatttcaaatgagaCAGTTTAACACTTACAACCCACAATGGGTAATCCTGTGTTTTACTCTTGATGCTAAATTTGACTTTCTGAACTAcatttgacaaaaaaatctctatCACTAGTTTTGCTACCTATGAAACAGGGGTGCGAATGCACTCCTTACTTTGCAGAAccaattttaagatttttatcaATCTTGGTGATGATagcaaaaacaaattaagaactCAAGTAAGTatcaaataaatgcaaaacaaagcaaaaaattcagttctactaaagaaatatggaaatatacattttatttccctaATAGCATCACTAAAAAAAGGAACTTACTGCACTAAGAGACAGTGACAGTGTCTGCAGAATATCTAGCATAGTCTTCAGCACAGTTCCACTCCACAGCAAGTGAGGAAATCTAGAGCAAGACAGGATTCAGAAACATAATAACCATGGATAGCCgaggaaggaaattattttagcaaGAAATGGAGCTGCTCAAAGAGCTAGCTATATACATCACTAGGTAAGCTCATACTCAACATAAGTCACAAAGCTTGCCATGGCTCACAACAGCCTCGCTCAATACAGAGTCAAAAGCTCTCTAAAAGCAAGCTAAGGAGAGCTATTTCATAGGAATTGAGATTGCATTTATTTCACGGCCACTTTGGTTTGCTCCATCCATGGGAATACTAAGCAGACACAGACATTTTAAGCAGGGGTTTCAGAGGCCAGGTCAAAAAAACTactgaatgttatttttcaaggaGATGCTTCAGCAGAAGTACCAGCCAAGAAATCCACTTGACTGTTGTCATCAACTGCATAAGTAATGACTAAGCAGTCAATgtgaaaagagaacagaaaatgaaatctacACTCACTTATCTACCAGACCAGATAAGTATTTGTCTGCAACTCTCCTGATCCTCTTGTGAATGTGGTTAAAATTCACCAGCAAGAACTGAGCATGCCTCTCCAGCTCTTCTTCGTTCTCCTTAGTTTTAGGCTAAAAAGCATACCAAAGAGAAGACTGAAGCTCTTAAGGAAAAAGACAAGCACACTTTtataaaccaaaatgaaaatatttatacaaatttaaaattttagtttCCATGTAACCTACTTTATCAGCCATCATTGTCAGGAAAGCTTCAAACACCTTATCAGCAACAGCTATCACACACTGCATCATGCCTGAGGAATTGAGAGAAGTGACAGGTTTGATTATCAGAATTACGTTTGCTTTATAAACCATGTTTAACAGTTAAAAAGTGTTTATGTTTACTCAGCCAACACTGCACCAagctgtttcaaaacaaaaccagcattccTGGCAAGAATAAAGCAACAGCAATCTAGTGAACATGATTAATTTTGTTATATAGTTGCTTgatttgttttagttttgcatGCCTGGAGGTAACTTCCTAGTATCTCAAGTTGCAAGATAACCTAGGCAGGTAATCTTACCAGATTTGTCTTTTTGAATTGCTTTATCCTCAAAATAGCAAAACATGACTTGGAACCGATCTTGGTCAGTTGAACGCAACACCCTAGGAAAAGAAGAGTTTTGTgggttgggttgttttggggttttgttttaggtttttttcctttttcttttaaacatccTCAACACAAATCCATGTACTTTAATGTCACAGTACACAACACACACATATGGTAATTGTTCATTTCATGATAATTTTAAGTCTCTAGTAAGTGTGATATTGCTATTTGTTTCTACATTGAACTAACAGGGCTTGGATCATAAAATGCTGGTTTGTCACTGAGACAATAATTTTCACACCTCAGGAGTGGGAAACCTTATGATGATGCGCTTACACAATCACCACAAACATATAAACACGGTACAATCTTTGGCATTTCTATAGGCTTTGCATCTGTTGAATTTGCATGTGATGGAAATatcactgattaaaaaaattgtttctaaaatacagCCCAGATGTTTCTGGAAATGATTGTCCCTGTTGTCAGTTATTATCAAGGTAAAAATGCGATGGAGAAGTTTCTTCCTACTTTCCTCACTGCTAGACCTCCACCTCAGCTTTCAGCTACACACTTCTTTGAATAGCAGtaataaaaacacttttaaaggaaaaaaaaatagtcttgtGAATTCAGTATGTTTGATTAGTACAACCTAATACAtactactgaaataaaaaaagtacacTACAAAAAAATTTTCTCAGCTCCTACATTACACTAATCTCACAGAATAGGCAAGTGTCTACACTGTCCTTCAGAGGTGCAAGCACAAGACTCTGTGCAGAGGATACATTATGCTTGCTtgcaaaacattcttttaaagaaCCCTTTTGTCCACCTTCTATTAGTTCTTATACAGAGAAGATCCCATTTTTGGGGCCCTACTATATTATTCCATCCTTTTTATCTACCCTGGAGGCTTTTTTGCACAGATGAATTCCCAGTCTTGAAATCTTCAACAGAACTAATGTGACTCGAAACACTGATTCTCATTTATCTTAGGGTCTGGCAATTCTGACTTGAAcatacacctttttttttttaattcatcagtgaaaaaagtatatatataccTCATATACTCTAGGCGGTAAACAGAAAGAAGATAGGTAGACATGGCAAAGTCCAACTTATTGATCAACGCTGACACTTCTGGAGGAGGATCCAAGAGATTTATTATGGTACTCCGCAATTCATTTAATTCAGCCTAGAGATGAATACATGAAGTTATCTGAAGTGGGAGTACTATATTAGTTTgtgttctgaaaacatttactttcAGCTATTACTTTTTAACCTTTGCAAACAACATGCCAGGATGTCTTTGTCTGCAGACTAAGACCAACCTGCTCTGACTCAGCAAGCCACGATTcttcaaatacagaattaaacaCTGGAGTCAAGCTCCCTGCTGAAATAACTGCTAGTTTCCATGCAGTTATACcaatgaagaaatacagctcCTACACTAAATGCATGTAATTTTGATCAACATCAACCTTGCCCAGCTTCTTAAACTTCATGGGTCTGTTGTCACAGACGCCACAGAACTACATATCTAGGCACAATACAGATTTCTGTATTATCTGGGAGCCAAAGACATTTCATAAGCTGCAACTCTTCAACCCACTTCACGCTGCTACCACAGAGTCCTCAGGTAAAATCTATCCTGCAAACACTAGGGACAGAGAAGTATCCCAGTACCAAGCCAgcagataaaaagcaaaaaagctcaCTTAACATGTCTTTGAACACTTCTTTGAAAGACTGACTGTGTTGTTTCCTTCCAAAGTTTGttggtttagttttttaaacactgcaagTTTTGTCTGTCTGATacaaaatggataaaaaaacctattaaaaGGCTTCCATCTCCACAAAGACTTGGTTTCTACACCTAATCAAAATAGTGTAGCTACCACCCTGAACACTTGTAATAACACTCAATAAAACTAAACGCAAGTCACTTATGTACACTGTTGTCATATTTTTCACTAAAAGAAGGCAGGTTGAATGGGTATTGTGCTATTTCAATAAATCATGGTTACTATATCATTTAACACTGACAGACATTATGGAAGGTGAtaatagaagaaattaattcttacaGAAGTCACAGTATCATTCTTCATGGCAGAATTGTACTGAAGAACAGATCGAAGTGGTTCTTTGCTGGGAAATGTGAGTAAGGGAGACTTGGTGGCAATTTCACACACACCTTCATACCATTCTTCCGGCCAGAGACCTGCAGCACAAGTATAAAGAGGAAGGTGGGGTGagggagaaaaacagtattAGGATTCACAAAGTTAACTAGCATTATCAAGCTTTGTAATACTTCCTAGGGCCAATTTTTCATGCACTTAAGCACAAACACTCACCACAGGTGATCCACGTTCCAAACATAGTAAACACGTTTAGGTAATTCCAAGTGAAATTTCTCAATGGGTAAGAAGTTTCTACTTGATTATTGTTGTACCCTATGTGTCTGATCTTCCATTTCAGGAACTTAGCTATCAAAACTCATACTTAACTAAGGCGAACTGCTGTATTagcttagaaaaagaaaacctaagtACAAGAACAAGTTGCACTGTGCTCAATCtcacagcaaaacagagcaaagatgTAAAGAAATCCTACCAGAGAACTGACATGTaagctgtttgctttgtaaTGTCTTTATGCctctaattttatttcagcctaCAGTGAACAGTTTGCAGTTACACTTAGATTCAACAAGAGTTTAAATGCGAGCAGCAACGTTGCGCGCTCAGAATTTACACTACCTGATCCTTCCACAGCAAATCCCATCAGCACCGAATACAACCAGAAGTCACGGAAGAGCTTTTGCAACCTGGGCTTGGCCTCCTTGATGGGTGGCAAGCGTCTAGTGAGctaccaaagaaataaaaattaacattagaAAATGGTGGGAGTTACAATAACTTAATTCCATGCTAAGGAATCAATTCACGTACCTTCTTTACTATGATTTATGAAGGTGATATTCTTTGTCACCTATGAAAACTACTATTACATTACTATTGttatactgaagaaaattagATCTTGTTAGAATATCTGAAATGCTAACATTTGAGATGCCTGAAGTAagaatttcctttgttttacaCAGGAATAATACCATGCTGATATGTATTCTCTTCAGAGGTTACTGTAATATTAGCATACTATCaactgcagagaggaagagaccaCATGGTCCTTTAAACTGTGTTGAAGACAATGCCATGCCCCTTTGCTTCAGTGCAAAGGAActcaaaaccaaataaatattaGCGAAACATACTTCTGGTTGCTATTGTTTATTGGCTTTGTGGAAATACATTGAGGCACCAATTGGGGATCTTTCATTGTTTGCACCCACGCACACAATGACATCAGTTCTGGAGAATTTACTATCTAAACAAGCAAGTAAAAGAGCATTATTTTCaacacatttattaaaattctcTGCTACTTTTTGCACAAACAGCTGCTACCACTAGAGGAGCACAGTTTATACTCCCAGCCAGCATGATACATAATTTCAGATAAATTTATGTAACAAAGCTCATCGTGTGTTATCTTAAAAAGTGTTAGCAGCACAggcagtgtttaaaaaatgaaagaaatggccCATTAAACTGTGAGCTTTAATCAATATGACTGTGTATTATTATTGTAAACTTTATTAAGAAAATGCTAGATTCTAACCTAGCTTGAAGAAGTTTTCTCTAACTGTATAATAATTCCCTTGAGGTAAGACAGCCAGCAGTATTTCAGTGAAACCTTATATAAAGCTCACTTTGGATACATTTGTAAATTATGAGGCAGATTgttccttttagaaaaaaaaaaaccaaaatgaaaaaatcccTCTATTATAGTAAAATTAATCTGAGTTTAAGCTGGTAAATGGCACTATGGTAAAAAGTTGCTTGTGCAACGCAAATGTTTGCACCAATATAACACTGACTGAAGAAGCCTGACCATCACAACCACAGCAGCCTCAACCATATTTGCAGTAATATGCCCCCTCATTTCAGCACAAAATAGCAGCAACATGGCTTTTACTAGTCACTAACAGTCAAGTTTATGTGCACGCTTGACTTTCAAACTTTACATACACGCCAATTTTTGCTCAGAGATCTTCCTCAAAAGTGAACAAGTACCTGCAAAGCCATAAAAGTAGTTCAACAAACAACATACAATTCAGCAGAGATCACTAGGCAAGGGAGGGATTTTGGCTGACGAAGTAAGTTTAGCAGTGTTTGGTTTAGAGAATGTTTACTTTGGGAGATACACAAAAAACTAGCGTCAAAGTTCAGATTTAAACCCTGCTATTCCCCTTACTTGAGCTATTCAACACATCCTTTCCGTACAGTGGCTTAAAGGTAAGCTTCATTTACATCTTCTGTTATTTTAGGTAGATCTGACCAAAGACATATATATTGCAGAGTGGGGGAATGTTTTGCTTGTTTAAGTGCAGCTAAGCAATAACTGAACATTGGTGAAGACGAGAATGTAAGTTGGGAACTACAGACAGCAAATTCTTCTAtgccaaaagcagaaaacatttatcAATGGTTACTGGACAGAGTATGTTGGCCCTAAGGGCCTGATTTCTGGGggcggggaaaaaaagtcatgaatttatgaagaaacaagaagaaaaagtgactCAAGTCATTAAGTCACAATGtaaaaaccatttaaaaagcaCCTTCTGTGGATCCTTCCTTGTTGCaaaagaattcattttctttatggGATAATCACCTTTAATGCTTTTAGGATTTCAGTTCAGGGGGAGAGtttcaaaaattaaacagtTAGTTCAGTTACTTCAGTCCTGCTACAACATGTCTGAAAATATCTTCCTTCAAGCACTGGTTTTATTCACAGATGTACAGGTATGTATATCTACATATTTTACTTCTACAGAACAGCTCTTTGGACTActtgctaatttaaaaaacattctaaTCAACATCatagtaacatttttattttaacagtgcAGTCCCACTAATGGTATTTAGCACAAATACACATCTTTCTACAGGTTTGTTGCCAAATCCCTAGATCTCCTTTATTCCATCAAATTTCAGCTTTGCTCTTCCAAAAACACTCTCATAAAActccatttttttgttgtagCTACAGATTGtctgtttttcaaattcttcaGTACATCTCAGCCTTCTGGTATGCTCCTTCAGTGGATGCCTAGTCCCTCCTCCTACCAAGCTCAAATCTTCAAACTTATCTTCACGTCATATTTTTAGCATACGCTAGTAACACAGTTAGTACACATTTTAAGTGCTACGGATTTATAAATAAGGAGCCCTGCATATTTTAGGTAATGTGTTTGTTACTGCTGAAACATGCCAATAATGACAACTTCCATGGGAGGAGGAGGTCAACCAATTCTTTGGCAGGCTGGAGGCATTATGTAAGCAAAACTGATTACCAGTAAAACAGATATCCATCTAATTAAGCTCTGTTCcactaaaaaaacctgctgttgAATAAGGTAACTATAGACCTTCTGCTGTGGCAGAATTCAGCGTGGACCTAAAATTAGGGAATAGATAACTAAAATTCAATTACCCTATGCTCTCTCAGCTGTGTTATGTTGTCTTCCAGGTTTTGACCTGTCAGAATGAAGTTCCTATTTCATTTGCTTGCCCTTGCTCTCATCATAACCTCCACATTTTGTGGAGTCAAGGACTTCACTGAGCATTTTGAAAGCCTTAAAGATGAACAGCCACAGGAAAACGGGACCTATGATATGCCAAACTTACCACCGGAGTTCCACAGAGAAAACACTATCACTAATGACTTGATtcctgaagaggaagaggaagaggactATCTAGATCTCGACAAGATACTGGGTGAAGATGACTACAGTGACATTATTGATGCTGGCCCATACATGGtttctgaaattcagcaagGAAATATTCTTGAACTATTCCAAGGCAAAACCAGAATCCAGCGCCTCAATATCCTCAATGCAAACTTTGGCTTCAACCTTTACCGCAGTGTGGCAGACAAAGCCAACTCTTCAGATAACATCCTCATGGCTCCTGTTGGCATTTCCACTGCGATGGCTATGATTTCTCTGGGTCTAAAGGGTCAAACTCAGCAGGAAGTATTATCTGTTCTTGGCTTTCAAGACTTCGTTAATGCCAGCACCAAATACGAGCTCATGACTGTTCATAATCTCTTCCGCAAACTCACTCATCGGCTATTCAGGCGCAATTTTGGTTATACACTGAGGTCAGTCAACGATCTTTACATTCAGAAGGACTTTTCTATTCTGAATGATTTCAGAAACAATATGAAGACATACTACTTTGCTGATGCCCAACCAGCTGATTTTTCAGATCCCAACTTCATAACTAAAACCAATGAACGCATCTTGAAGCTGACCAAAGGATTAATAAAGGAAGCTCTTGTGAATGTAAACCCTACAACACTGATGATGATTCTTAACTGTCTTTACTTTAAAGGTAAGAATCTGTTATTTCAATCTTAGCAATGGATTTTCTCAGTTCGCAATTCACTTCACTTGCATACTTCATTAGAAATCCCAGACTGAACTTAAATCTAGTTTACAGTTCAAAAAAGCCTATCAACTCCCTCATTAAGAAGAATGTCTATTATTAGCTCATTTTCACATGTTTCTGTAGCACACTGACGTTCCAGTCACACCCTGAAGTTAGTGGGTATTGtataaatacagcaaatacTTATTACATCCAAAACCTTATAGTCTAAAAGTGAGACTGAAAAAGCAACATATGAATGCAGAATAGCTTCAGAAAGCATAAGTTTTGTAGGAGTCTCAGATGGTGAGGTTATTAATTCATGTGCAAGTTATTAGTCACATTCAGTCCTGCTTCAAGTTATCGGCTTCATTGAAATGGTACAAGTTGATTTCAGTTAAAACACTTAACATTTGTGAAGTATTCAGGATTCATAGGAATGACTATAAACTATTTCAGCTTAaagtatgtatatttttatatgatcagatattttttttatatgatcAGAGCATGATCCTTGTCAACAAGCCTATACAGGGGACTGAAGAGAATAACAAAACCAGTATTCTTCTACAGCTAAAAACAAACGCATTCACCACTTGCAATACTTCAGTTCATTCAGTATGAACTGTCTGCTGATGTGGGCTGCTACATGTATCACTACAGGCTGAACAGTTAAAGAGGCTTGAAATAAAGACTGTACAATAATTCTTACTATAAATCcttattttcaatttctttacACTTAAACTAAGAGCCTGTGGTGTGATTTTCAACATTAGTTATCTGCCTCAGGTTGAAAGTTTGataatttttcaataaaattttaaaatggtattaaaTGAGCAAGAGGTGGGAGGTGCCAATGAAAGAGggactaaggaaaaaaaggaaatctgttACTGACTGTTTAAGATTAAAATCAGATGAAGGTGACTTAAAACACTGGTAAGGAAAGACAAATTAGCACAAAAGAATATCAGTGTTTGTAAGTACAACGTACTCCTTTCCATAACTTacaaaggaatttctttttcccaactATGTCTCTGCTTCCAGGAAACAAATGCTCAAGGGCTCTCTTACACCTGCCTTCTCAGCATTTGATTATAGGAACTTATGGGAACGCCATTCCTATAAGTTTATTAAATGTACCTTTTCCCACTCACTTGCAAGGTGTTCCTTCTTTGCATAATGCCACTTGCCTCTTCAAAAGATCTGAAGCAGTCATTAGCATAAGATCCAAATAAACCCCTATTCTGAAGTATGATCCAAAAGGGACTTATTTGTGTCCTTAAGTACATCTGATTATCATATCATATATTAAATACATGGCTTTACTGTCCATTAGACCATCCTAAGAGAAGGATTATGCAAAGTAAAACAGATACATAATTTTTTCACAATTTGGtcaaatttaaaatacctttttgttttactctgaAATTATTAAAGACTTTTGCTAtctcaaaataacaaaaacaacaccaaaaatGCGATAGCTTTAGTATTGGAACTCTTGAGTCATCACGACCAAAAAGacttttggctttttcttctcGCCATGGAGTCCTGTTAGTCCAAATTGCCTTGTCTGCTGAAGGGTGTAATTTCTAacactcaaaaccaaaaaaaatcaattctatATTGCTGTCTTCCATTCTTTCATCTTACAGTGACAGTCTCCTGGTAATTCCATTCTGAGTGGAactgaacatttaaaaagcaagttctGCTCCTGCTTTCCTAGTTTCCCCATGAGTCCTTCTGGACATGCTAGTTTTTGTCCGCATCTTTCTATTTACAATATTTACACTGTCTGTGCCATTGCAGACAAGCTCTGTTAAGCCCTCAGAGCTAAGAAACCTATGAGTAGTCTCAGCTACACAGAAATGCTCAGTACAAGTGATACTGGGTAATGGGATACTTGCCAAACCATGAAGTCTCAAGCTCCTTTTATATTAAATACTATCAAGAAACTATTGGAAACTCTTCGCATTGGTAAGAAGCAAGTTTTGTGTTGTATAGGTGTCCAGTCTACCTCCAGCTGAGATCTACCCTCCATTCTGCAGAGGTCCGAACAATCATTTATGAGCTTCCTATCAAGTAGGAGCTGGTTATTTTAGCCATGGTAGATCACAGCAGCTTTTGATAATTGACAAATTTTGACAAATCCAAAATTGCTCCTATGAGATTCTAGTCACGAATGCAAGAGAGAAGTCAATCATGGAGACAACTTCTGCCACCACAGATGGATCTAAAAGACATCTTGGTGGGAAGATTCAAACCAGGAAGTCACAAAAGTCAAAGTGGCAACTGCTTTCAGCTGTCCCCAGAAGACCACATGCCTCCTGCTGGAGAACAGTATTTTACTCCAAGACAAAGACATCTGCAAAAGTGAAGTCAAGAAAAAagttccccagcccctctcttTTACTAGGAAGAGCTGATAAACATCTCCCGTTCCTCAGGTGATCACAGTGCTGCTGAAGCTCCCCTGACCCACAGCAGCTTTGTGTCTTTAGCTAGCTAGAGTCCTATACCTGTGAATTCTGCTCCCTGAAGAACAGACAGATGTTAATTTTTCCTGAGAAGTGAGACAATTTGTTTGGGAATAGCATAATCCATTTTATATCCCATTCCCTTCAGAATATTAACCACAGTCTGCTCACTTCTCAAACTGCTCCCCATCAGCCCAACATACAAAGAAACTATTAGAATGAAAGTTGGacttaaggctttttttcttacttcacAGTCAATTTGGCAAAGTCAGATTAAGGATCTCAGCATCACTtgcaaccttttaaaaagaaagttaccGATTAAGGTTAAATTTGTAGTCTCCACACAGTTACAGCCGTGCTCCCCAGCTACTTGCTTGCCAACAGTGACCTAAAATCCAGAGTTTTAACAGGAAATACCAGTAACCCTATTTCCACTATAAAATCCTAGCTTTGTCTGCCcgttaagaaaaaaaatgtttttttccagagcctCAGTTCTGACAACAGATCAATAGGAACACCACTTTAAAAAAGCACCTTCTTTTACACAGTCGATAAATATTTGGGGTACCCAAACAATCTTCACTTAGCAAGATTCAAACCCTGATGGCAAAGCTTTCAGGGCTGCAAAATATGTTGAATTGTATTCTTTGGGCATAAACCTGTCAGATGACAGGCTCACGTAGGTGTGCTGAAATCCCATCAAACTGGGTCATAAAATTAAGCAGTCAACACCCAAACTCTTCAGGATGTCTTACGACAGAAAGTTCAATGGCTTGAATGAACTAAGTCAAGGTAATACCTTCAGCATAATATCttttatgcaaaatgaaaacagtcatTACTTAGTTTGGCATTTCTGATGCTTGAAACAGTCTGGTTTCAAGTATCAGATCTCTcagaaaatacagctgtcaGTTGTTTCACTAGGTGCAAACCCtgtcaaatattttccatctgtttgAACTTTGTAATTTCTAGgcttcttggggaaaaaaatagtacaCACCAAGCCCTTTCAAATTTCCAGTTTGTGTTTACCTGCTTTTGTAATTCAGAACATTCAAATCAGACAAATGTTAAGTTAGAAAGAAAGCCAGgaattttaaagtaactttaaaaCTTGTCTTCTTATTCAGgcttaattgaaataaaaaatctcCTACAGTAATTCCCAATTCACATGAATTAAAACTTAATGTAAACTGTTATTCTgggaatattttattaaacaagGATCTTGGGTTTATTTATCTGTCTTCTGCATTGTATTAACAGGAACTTGGGAGAATAAGTTTCCAGTGGAAATGACAACAAAGAGAAGTTTCCGACTGAATGAGAAGCAAACAATAAAGGTTCCTATGATGCAGACGAAAGGGAACTTCCTAGCTGCTGCAGACCCTGAGCTAGACTGCAGTGTGATCCAGCTCCCGTTCGTGGGGA
Coding sequences within:
- the SERPIND1 gene encoding heparin cofactor 2: MKFLFHLLALALIITSTFCGVKDFTEHFESLKDEQPQENGTYDMPNLPPEFHRENTITNDLIPEEEEEEDYLDLDKILGEDDYSDIIDAGPYMVSEIQQGNILELFQGKTRIQRLNILNANFGFNLYRSVADKANSSDNILMAPVGISTAMAMISLGLKGQTQQEVLSVLGFQDFVNASTKYELMTVHNLFRKLTHRLFRRNFGYTLRSVNDLYIQKDFSILNDFRNNMKTYYFADAQPADFSDPNFITKTNERILKLTKGLIKEALVNVNPTTLMMILNCLYFKGTWENKFPVEMTTKRSFRLNEKQTIKVPMMQTKGNFLAAADPELDCSVIQLPFVGNISMLIVLPHKLSGMKALEKQITPHVVEKWQKSMTNRTREVVLPKFKLEKSYNLIGYLRSMGIEELFNEKGNYSGISDEKVTIDRFNHQGTITVNEEGTEAGAITNVGFMPLSAQIRFIVDRPFLFLIYEHRTSCLLFMGRVVNPAKS